TGGGCCGGGACTCCTCAGGCATGTTCGCCAGCAATTCCAGACCCTTCTGCAGCTGCGCCACCGCTTCCGTCATCGCCGACCGCGCGACGGCCTGCTGCCCGGCCCTGAGCCGGTAGCCGACCGCCTTCTCGTTGAAACCGGCCTCGGCACAATGGTGGGCCATGAGTTGCGGCTGAGCGGCCACGATTTCAGGGAACTGGCTCTGCATCACCGTTGCAATGCGGGCATGGATCTGCTGGCGTCGACCGCGCAGCATTGTGCTATAGGCTGCGTCCTGCACCAGCGCGTGCTTGAAGGTGTACTCTGCATCGGGTGGGGCGCCCCGCTGGAAGACCAATTCGGCGCGTACGAGCTGCGCCAAGGCCCCGTCCACCTGTTGCTGCGGCATGGCCGCGACCGCGCTGATCAGCTCATGCGAGAACGACCGCCCGAGAGCCGCTCCGATCTGCGCCGTCTCGCGCACGGGTGCCAAGCGATCGAGCCGTGCCAGGAGCGAGGCTTGGAGCGAGGTAGGGATGGCAAGCCGAGGCACGGGCTCCCTCGCATCAAAGTGGTCGCCAGCGTCGGTCAGCATGCCGCTCTCGATGACCGTCTTGGTCAATTCCTCGATGAATAGCGGTATGCCGTCGGTCCGATCGATGATCTGTACGGCGATCTCCTGGGGCAACGCCTTGCCGCCGGTCACCCGCATGATCATCTCGGCGCGCTGTCCACGTGGCAGACGACTGAGGCTGATCGATGTCACGTGCGAGCGCCCGATCCAGGCCGGCGCGAACTCTGGCCGGAAAGTGATGATCAGCAAGACCCGGAGGGTGGCAACCCGGTCGACGATGAGGTCCAGCAGGTCGAGCGAAGTGGGGTCGATCCAGTGCACATCTTCGAACATCATCAGCACGGGCCGGCGCGCCGACAGTCCCTCGAGCTGGGCCAGGAGGGCCCGAAGCGTCTTCTCCTTGCGCTTCTGCGGGGTGAGGCTGAGCGGTGGATAGCGATTGCCGATCGGTACGGACAGCAGGTCCGCGATCAGAGGGACGGCCTCGCTGAGGTCAGCGTTTGCCTCCGCGAGCAACGCCTCGAGCTTGTCCAACCGTTGCTGGTCCGTATCGTCACGCCGGAATCCCGCTGCTCGCTCGAGCTGTGAGATGGTCGGGAAAAGCGCGCTGTCCTGGTGATGCGGCGAGCAGAAACGGCGCAAGGTGATGTGCGGATCATCGCTCAGCCGCTCCAGCGCGGTCTCGGCGAGGCGTGATTTGCCGATGCCGGGCTCACCCGATATCAGCACGACCGAGCCATCGCCGAGTTTTATCTGCTGCCAGCGGCGCATCAGCAGCTCGATCTCCTCATCGCGGCCGAGCAGTGGCGTTCTGGCCACGCGCAAGGCCTCGAAGCGGCTATCGACCGCGCTCGCACCGATGACCCGCCAAACCGGCACCAGGTCGCTGAAGCCTGTGATGGACACGCTCCCGAGAGCGAGATACTCGAAGAGGCCACCGATGAGGCGGCGGGTGCCGCCGTCGATGACCACCGTATCCGGCTCGGCCAGCGCCTGAAGCCGCGAGGCCAGATTGGGGGTCTCGCCGACCACCTCATGTTCCTGCGACGCGCCATCCCCGATGAGATCACCGACGATCACCAAACCGGTGGCAATGCCAACTCGCACTCGCAATCGTGCCTCCGGGCCGGCATTAAGTCCGGCCACGGCCGCGACCAATGCCAGCCCGGCGCATACCGCGCGCTCAGCATCGTCTTCATCCGCCCGCGGATAGCCGAAATATGCGAGCACGCCGTCGCCCATGTATCTGGCAACGAACCCGCCAGATTCCTCGATTTGCTCGGCACAGCAGCGGTGGTACGCGCCAATGATTTCCCGCAAGTCCTCAGGGTCGAGCCTTGTCGAGAGCGCTGTCGAGCCAACAAGATCAGCGAACATCACCGTGAGGTGACGTCTCTCGGCCGCGGTCCGAGGAGCAGGCGCGGGTCTCGGTCCGGCCTCATCGAGCTCCATAATCGCGCGCAATATCTTCCTGCGATGGCCGAGCGAGACACCGATTTTTTCGAGGTCTTGGTCGGTCAGATCGCGCAGAACGCTTGGATCAATATCGTTCTCGGCAAAGCGCTGCGCGTATTGTCCTAGGCCAAGTGTGTTGAGCCAGTCCGCAATCTGCTGCATGGCGGCCCCCACTGTCTCTGTGCGGCCTAAGCGAACCTTGGAGACGACGGAGACTATACCACTTTCTTTGGTGGATGGCACCTACGGGCGTTGGAACGTCTGTCGGCCGCTCGATACAGCCGGGTTGGACGTTTAACGCGCTTGATCCAAGCTGCTCTGATTTATGAGGACACGGCCTAGTGTGGTGGTTCGGAAGTTCTCTTCATTTGTGCTGCGAGTTCGTCAAGAGAACTTCCGAACCAAAAACCAAACTAGAACCATAAATTTGCTAGTGTCCCTTTGAACCCGAAGTTCGCAAAAAAAGCCCGCCGCAAAATGATGCGAACTTCGGATTCGGGGCACTGGTCTCATCCAGCCTGTCTCACCCGCGCGCCTTCTCCACATTGGCGATGCGGGCAGGGACGCCGAACTCCTTGCGGCAGACCTCCGCAAGCACGGCGACGCCTTCGCGGATCTGCGCATGCGAGGGGCTCGCAAAGCACAGCCGCAGGCGGCTGCCCGAATAGCCCCGGTTCGTCGACCATTCCGGCCCCGGATTGATGGAGACGCCGGCGGCGAGTGCCGCCTGATAGAGCCTCAAGGTGTCGACATTGTCGGGCAGCTTGACCCAGAGGAAGATGCCGCCCTTGGGCGCCTCGAACTCGGCAGATGTGCCAAACTGCGCGTTCAGTGCTTCCATCAGGGTATCGAGCTTGGCACGGAGCGCCCGCGTCAGCTCCGGCACATGCGTGGTGAAATGCGGTCGGCAATATTCCGCGAGCACCATCTGCTCGAGCGCGCCGGAGCCGGCATCGGTCTTCAGCGCCAGCATCCGCGACAGCATTTCCCAGGGCGCGACGATGAAGCCGACCCGCAAGGCCGGCGCGATCGATTTCGAGAACGAGCCGATATGGATCACGCCGCCGCCCGACGCCAGGGCGTGGATCGCGGGCGGGCGTCGGCCGTCCCAGATCAGGTCGGCGTAGCAATCGTCTTCGAAGATCGGCACGCCATGCTCTTGCGAAAGCTTCAGGAGCTCGGTGCGGCGCGCCTCCGGCATGATGGTCCCGGTCGGGTTCTGCACCGTCGGGATGGTGTAGATGTATTTGGGGCGGATGTTGCGGCGCTTGAGGTCGGAAAGCGCCGACGCGAGCGCGTCGATCCGCATGCCCTCGTGGTCGAGCGGAATGCCGACCGCGTTGACGCCGAGCCGGGCGAGCCGGGTCAGCGCGCCCTGATAGGTTTCCTGCTCCACGATCACGGTGTCGCCGCGCGAAAGCAGGGTCTGGTTGACGAGGTCGAGCGCCTGCAACGAGCCGGAGACGATCAGGATGTCGTCGGCAGTGCAGCGGATCGCGGCATCGCGCTGCAATTTCGCGACAAGGAATTCGCGCAACGGACGGTAGCCCTGCGGGCCGCTCGCCAGCCCGTAGGTCGCAAGCGTCCGGCCCTCGCGTTCGAGCACGGCGGTCGCGGCATCGGTCAGCCCCTCGACCGGCACCTGGTCGGCGTCGTTGTTGCCGCCCACGAAGCTGTATTTGGCAAGCCCGGTCCAGCGCGCCGCGGGTGCCGGCAGGTCCGCCGGGAACAGGGGCGCGAAATCAAAGGGGGCGGTGGCCATCGGCATTTTCTCCCGTCTTGTTCTGGAGCTAGTTGTTTCCGACCAGCCTGACCGGACGCCCCTGGCTCACGAAGGCATAATGGGCGTTGCCGACGC
This genomic interval from Bradyrhizobium sp. NP1 contains the following:
- a CDS encoding PLP-dependent aminotransferase family protein, with the translated sequence MATAPFDFAPLFPADLPAPAARWTGLAKYSFVGGNNDADQVPVEGLTDAATAVLEREGRTLATYGLASGPQGYRPLREFLVAKLQRDAAIRCTADDILIVSGSLQALDLVNQTLLSRGDTVIVEQETYQGALTRLARLGVNAVGIPLDHEGMRIDALASALSDLKRRNIRPKYIYTIPTVQNPTGTIMPEARRTELLKLSQEHGVPIFEDDCYADLIWDGRRPPAIHALASGGGVIHIGSFSKSIAPALRVGFIVAPWEMLSRMLALKTDAGSGALEQMVLAEYCRPHFTTHVPELTRALRAKLDTLMEALNAQFGTSAEFEAPKGGIFLWVKLPDNVDTLRLYQAALAAGVSINPGPEWSTNRGYSGSRLRLCFASPSHAQIREGVAVLAEVCRKEFGVPARIANVEKARG
- a CDS encoding adenylate/guanylate cyclase domain-containing protein, giving the protein MQQIADWLNTLGLGQYAQRFAENDIDPSVLRDLTDQDLEKIGVSLGHRRKILRAIMELDEAGPRPAPAPRTAAERRHLTVMFADLVGSTALSTRLDPEDLREIIGAYHRCCAEQIEESGGFVARYMGDGVLAYFGYPRADEDDAERAVCAGLALVAAVAGLNAGPEARLRVRVGIATGLVIVGDLIGDGASQEHEVVGETPNLASRLQALAEPDTVVIDGGTRRLIGGLFEYLALGSVSITGFSDLVPVWRVIGASAVDSRFEALRVARTPLLGRDEEIELLMRRWQQIKLGDGSVVLISGEPGIGKSRLAETALERLSDDPHITLRRFCSPHHQDSALFPTISQLERAAGFRRDDTDQQRLDKLEALLAEANADLSEAVPLIADLLSVPIGNRYPPLSLTPQKRKEKTLRALLAQLEGLSARRPVLMMFEDVHWIDPTSLDLLDLIVDRVATLRVLLIITFRPEFAPAWIGRSHVTSISLSRLPRGQRAEMIMRVTGGKALPQEIAVQIIDRTDGIPLFIEELTKTVIESGMLTDAGDHFDAREPVPRLAIPTSLQASLLARLDRLAPVRETAQIGAALGRSFSHELISAVAAMPQQQVDGALAQLVRAELVFQRGAPPDAEYTFKHALVQDAAYSTMLRGRRQQIHARIATVMQSQFPEIVAAQPQLMAHHCAEAGFNEKAVGYRLRAGQQAVARSAMTEAVAQLQKGLELLANMPEESRPMQHELDLQIALGRALMAARGYSAPVVGDTLVRARALAERFDRPDRLVPLLYSQWGFHMVRSEHELAVSLAEQMEKFGETRKDQVALLLGHYVHGASCYFRGEFVTARALLELCDGLRDPAARAICAAIAVADPYAASLGHLALTSALLGHIDQGRARVDEALSEARGLDHPFTVAFVLSKVCAVEAAAGLPHDARRHAEELVALSNEHGFPLWLGVGLLQHGRSLTALGQAQDGLAMLARGLSVLRGAGAVVHTPRALCFLAEAHTKVGHLQEGQNCLVEAAQLIETTHERSSEVELHRLRGDMMNVRGDQAAAEQNYHRALAVAERQNAKTFGLRAATSLARLWRDQGKCPDARDLLARGYGWFTEGFDTPVLRDAKALLEELA